From Gimesia panareensis, the proteins below share one genomic window:
- a CDS encoding pentapeptide repeat-containing protein, with translation MIDNPYILEAQDAGFRIAFNRGSRLGATSSKGNLLRPDIQIGVPDGRYDILDWITEGSAGKKFKYGDPADAPWLINVTLPWESMMASIHDRWSEHQPLDIRALLLRSDECRSPFGVTDEGLCDFRGIRIDASFHKMTIRRVDFSSAVLGDGQFVGACDDCKFVEFVCDGNLGREFVNSVFHKARLNNSVFYGKFINCDFSDANLTGVRGRHIRFERCTFENTNLRKASF, from the coding sequence TTGATTGACAACCCCTATATCCTCGAAGCTCAGGATGCGGGTTTCCGAATTGCGTTCAATCGAGGAAGCCGTCTGGGGGCAACAAGTTCAAAGGGCAACTTGCTCCGACCAGACATTCAGATCGGGGTACCTGATGGGCGTTATGACATCCTGGACTGGATCACGGAGGGATCCGCAGGCAAGAAATTCAAATACGGTGATCCAGCGGATGCGCCTTGGCTCATCAACGTAACACTACCCTGGGAGAGCATGATGGCATCGATTCATGATCGTTGGAGTGAGCATCAGCCACTTGACATTCGGGCTTTGCTGCTCAGGTCCGACGAATGCCGCAGCCCTTTTGGTGTCACCGACGAGGGCCTTTGCGACTTTCGAGGCATCCGAATTGATGCTTCGTTCCACAAGATGACCATTCGGCGTGTGGATTTTTCTAGTGCCGTACTGGGGGATGGTCAATTTGTTGGGGCATGCGACGATTGTAAGTTTGTTGAGTTTGTTTGCGATGGCAATCTTGGTCGGGAATTCGTCAACAGCGTATTTCACAAGGCACGTCTGAACAATTCGGTCTTCTACGGGAAGTTCATCAACTGCGACTTCTCCGATGCGAATCTGACCGGCGTCAGAGGACGCCACATCCGGTTTGAGAGATGCACTTTCGAGAACACTAACCTGCGAAAAGCGTCGTTTTAA
- a CDS encoding SulP family inorganic anion transporter yields the protein MNKTEGLGRRSGFPLLQGVLPIKGVQIPSEIVAGLTLAALAIPEVMGYTKISGTPVITGLYTMLIPTALFALFGSSRHLVVGADSATAAILAAGLVGLATTGSAEYVALSVVLALMSAAFLMLAWIIRLGFLADFLSRTVLVGFLTGVGIQVALGEISGMLGLQGGGHGTLQKIWNDLQQIEQVNYYALCLTLIVLAVIVGLKQVSKKIPGALIAVIGAVIASWAFELKEHVSVLGTIPSGLPSLGLPQVDWSWKLISKLVPTAFAMFVVILSQSAATSRAYAARYNERVSDNTDLLGLAMANLGAGLSGTFVVNGSPTKTQMVDSAGGRSQLSILVTTTVVLLVLWFLTGMLSYLPETVLSAVVFLIGIELIDVKGMHNIFQQRRPEFWVALITTLIVVFVGVEQGILLAIVLSLIDHTRHGYRPKNAVLVSTESGAWHLLPIDKAEQVLPGVLIYRFTHSMYYANSQQLFDEVTSLVKTAQPPLRCFVIDASAVDDIDYSAAETLRTLHGILKANGTRLAIVQVLDDVRADSHYGLVELFGEDVFYTSLEVVLKDYQQNPETQPK from the coding sequence ATGAATAAAACAGAGGGCCTTGGCCGCCGCTCTGGATTTCCCCTGTTGCAGGGCGTGCTTCCCATCAAGGGCGTGCAGATCCCCTCCGAGATCGTGGCAGGCCTCACGCTGGCCGCGCTGGCAATTCCTGAAGTGATGGGTTACACGAAGATCTCAGGCACGCCGGTGATCACCGGTCTCTACACCATGCTCATTCCTACGGCCCTGTTTGCCCTGTTCGGCTCATCAAGGCATTTAGTGGTGGGGGCTGATTCCGCGACTGCCGCGATTCTCGCCGCTGGCCTGGTGGGCCTGGCGACGACGGGCTCCGCTGAATATGTCGCGTTGTCAGTGGTGCTTGCCCTGATGTCCGCGGCGTTCCTGATGCTTGCCTGGATCATTCGGTTAGGATTCCTGGCAGACTTCCTGTCCCGCACCGTGCTGGTGGGGTTCCTGACCGGGGTCGGCATTCAGGTTGCTCTTGGTGAGATCTCGGGCATGCTGGGATTGCAGGGGGGCGGGCACGGCACATTACAGAAAATCTGGAATGACCTGCAGCAAATCGAACAGGTTAATTACTACGCGCTGTGCCTGACGCTGATCGTACTCGCAGTGATCGTCGGCTTGAAACAGGTCTCAAAGAAAATACCGGGAGCACTGATCGCGGTGATCGGTGCTGTGATCGCCAGTTGGGCGTTTGAACTGAAAGAGCACGTCTCTGTTCTCGGTACGATTCCCAGTGGCTTACCCAGTCTGGGACTGCCGCAGGTTGACTGGAGTTGGAAACTGATCAGCAAACTGGTGCCCACTGCGTTTGCGATGTTCGTAGTGATTCTCTCCCAAAGCGCGGCGACTTCACGCGCCTATGCCGCGCGATACAACGAGCGAGTCAGTGACAACACCGATCTCCTCGGTCTGGCAATGGCCAATCTTGGCGCCGGACTTTCCGGAACTTTTGTCGTTAACGGCAGTCCAACGAAAACTCAAATGGTCGATAGCGCCGGTGGCCGCAGCCAGCTTTCAATTCTGGTGACAACAACCGTTGTTTTACTGGTCTTGTGGTTTCTCACTGGGATGTTGTCTTATTTGCCTGAAACGGTGCTGTCAGCCGTAGTGTTTCTGATCGGTATCGAACTGATCGACGTGAAGGGCATGCACAATATCTTCCAGCAGCGCAGACCCGAGTTCTGGGTCGCCCTGATCACCACGTTGATCGTCGTCTTCGTCGGTGTGGAACAGGGAATCCTGCTTGCCATCGTGCTCTCGCTGATCGACCACACGCGTCACGGGTATCGGCCGAAGAATGCGGTACTCGTGTCAACAGAGTCAGGCGCCTGGCATCTGCTGCCGATCGACAAGGCAGAACAGGTATTGCCCGGGGTACTCATTTACCGCTTTACACACAGCATGTATTACGCCAATTCTCAGCAGTTGTTTGATGAAGTCACCAGTCTCGTGAAAACGGCGCAACCGCCATTACGCTGCTTCGTCATCGACGCCTCCGCAGTCGACGATATCGACTACTCTGCGGCGGAGACACTTCGTACCCTGCATGGAATTTTGAAAGCAAATGGAACACGTCTGGCGATCGTACAGGTCCTGGACGATGTCAGGGCCGACAGCCATTATGGTCTGGTCGAGTTATTCGGCGAAGACGTCTTCTACACCTCGCTGGAAGTCGTCTTGAAGGATTATCAGCAGAATCCTGAGACACAGCCGAAGTGA
- a CDS encoding AAA family ATPase has protein sequence MTSPSTTDNNSSELKQRIRHLTEEIHTHSEPFRRIVGQVNQVLVGQEKLVHRMLIGLLTRGHLLIEGVPGLAKTTAVASLAKAINTDFQRLQFTPDLLPADLIGTQVYRPQDQSFVVQKGPIFSNLILADEINRAPAKVQSALLEAMQERQVTIGGETFPLEEPFLILATQNPVEQEGTYPLPEAQSDRFMLKVVVDYPNRDEELQILRRMSKTATNVEIEPVTSPDEIIHARKLIDEIYVDSKVENYIVDLVMATRKPEAYGLNLSDLIQFGGSPRATINLTLAAKANAFLAGRGYVKPEDVKEIALDVLRHRVMVTYEAEAEDRTSESIVSEILAHVPTP, from the coding sequence ATGACGAGTCCATCCACCACTGACAATAATTCTTCCGAGCTTAAGCAGCGGATCAGGCATTTGACTGAGGAAATCCATACTCACAGCGAACCGTTTCGGCGGATTGTGGGACAAGTCAACCAGGTGCTTGTGGGCCAGGAGAAATTAGTGCACCGCATGCTGATCGGATTATTGACACGCGGTCACCTCCTGATTGAGGGTGTTCCGGGGCTCGCCAAAACAACCGCTGTGGCCAGCCTGGCGAAAGCGATCAATACCGATTTTCAGCGTTTACAGTTTACTCCCGATTTGCTGCCGGCCGACCTGATTGGAACGCAGGTGTACCGCCCACAGGATCAATCGTTTGTGGTTCAGAAAGGTCCGATCTTTTCAAACCTGATCCTCGCGGATGAAATCAACCGCGCCCCGGCAAAAGTGCAAAGTGCGCTGCTGGAGGCCATGCAGGAGCGACAGGTCACCATCGGCGGCGAGACATTTCCCCTCGAAGAGCCGTTCCTGATCCTGGCGACTCAGAATCCCGTCGAACAGGAAGGGACTTATCCCTTGCCGGAAGCACAAAGTGACCGCTTCATGTTGAAGGTGGTCGTCGACTATCCGAATCGGGATGAAGAACTGCAGATCCTGCGTCGCATGAGCAAAACCGCCACGAACGTCGAGATCGAACCGGTCACCTCACCGGATGAAATCATCCATGCACGCAAATTGATTGATGAGATCTACGTGGATTCGAAAGTCGAAAATTACATCGTGGATCTGGTCATGGCAACACGCAAGCCGGAAGCCTATGGGTTAAACCTGTCTGACCTGATCCAGTTCGGGGGCTCACCCCGGGCCACGATCAACCTGACACTGGCAGCGAAAGCGAATGCTTTCCTGGCGGGTCGCGGGTACGTGAAACCGGAAGACGTCAAAGAGATCGCACTTGATGTCTTACGCCATCGCGTAATGGTCACTTACGAAGCAGAAGCGGAAGACCGTACCAGTGAATCGATCGTCAGTGAGATCCTCGCTCACGTCCCCACTCCCTGA